In Betta splendens chromosome 19, fBetSpl5.4, whole genome shotgun sequence, the following proteins share a genomic window:
- the arhgap27 gene encoding rho GTPase-activating protein 27 isoform X7, whose translation MVDMYSRVGSRYRAKQRLSLPAVPQEENENIRSAVYVNVAQLRQSISESPPSAPSSYSPSYLDPEGWEVHVDRDSGQEYYHHPPTGRTTWDNPFLDPSPSQSPCFPSPPPSPAYSLPPPSPPAWPSDWEQLVDETSGRPYYHNTMSGETSWEPPEQQSPYPPSMEPMSVHRFLEDAAPPLPEEDYPQVDYPAVSPPEAYSEVRATGPPTLPKEFAHGQNWPGIPRANLDRSNSTGWNLNVEPNGTWVFSSEHCSDQWIKSADERGKTFYYLKDGSKSQWSLPEAPAAACGASRVENGDVDNASVIKNWRHTMGPSQFSAPQDDMRFVPTHRRNTSDYSSDSSSTGNSPETQQNAFGFRPWRNPYYLTSRWLRYNLQNLEKAGILNKTKVSENGKKVRKNWTQTWTVLHGGVLTFHKDPKSAATGASNKTNQIVPEVMVELRGAVIGWASKDKSSKKNVLELKSKNGTEFLIQYDTESIINDWYKILTDTIRQLEYKEHHSDEDDADLYEKIPNVERDDKPAVAVEKRRREPKENSSKPAPTPSTSSIGDTDQKKVRTKLMKFLMKRPTLQSVKEKGYIRENVFGCHLATLCAHERTTVPSFVEKCTKAVERRGLDIDGLYRVNGNLAVIQKLRFKADHGKVYFTHSADKQMLPLCRPRRPLLCVKALRLLCVLTEELDLEDGQWEDVHVITGALKLFFRELPEPLFPFSHFNDFITAIRISDYKTKLSCISDLVESLPPANHDTMKLIFGHLCRVIQYGEDNRMTVQNVAIVFGPTLLRPEMESSNIAMHMVFQNQIVEFILNEYKSIFHPS comes from the exons ATGGTGGACATGTACTCCAGGGTTGGCTCGCGTTACCGGGCCAAGCAGCGCCTGAGTCTGCCCGCGGTGCCTCAG gaggagaatgaaaacatcaGGTCAGCTGTGTACGTCAACGTAGCACAGCTTCGCCAGAGCATCTCTGAGTCTCCTCCCTCGGCGCCTTCGTCCTACTCTCCTTCCTACCTCGACCCGGAGGGATGGGAGGTGCACGTTGATCGGGACAGTGGACAGGAGTActaccaccacccccccaccggACGCACCACGTGGGATAATCCCTTTCTAGACCCCTCACCTTCACAGAGCCCTTGTTTCCCCTCACCCCCACCGTCTCCCGCCtactctctgccccccccctcccctcctgcgtGGCCTTCAGACTGGGAGCAGCTGGTGGATGAGACCAGTGGTCGCCCCTACTACCACAACACAATGTCTGGGGAGACGTCCTGGGAGCCTCCGGAGCAGCAGAGCCCGTATCCCCCGTCCATGGAGCCCATGAGTGTGCACAGGTTTCTGGAGGACGCGGCG CCGCCTCTGCCTGAGGAGGACTACCCCCAGGTGGATTACCCAGCCGTCAGCCCGCCCGAGGCCTACAGCGAGGTCCGCGCCACGggaccccccaccctccccaaAGAGTTTGCCCACGGCCAGAACTGGCCCGGCATCCCCAGGGCCAACCTGGACCGCAGCAACTCCACTGGCTGGAACCTCAACGTGGAACCCAACGGGACCTGGGTGTTCTCCAGTGAGCACTGCTCAGACCAG TGGATCAAGTCTGCGGACGAGCGAGGGAAGACCTTCTACTACCTGAAAGACGGCTCCAAGTCTCAGTGGAGCCTGCCTGAG GCTCCGGCAGCGGCTTGTGGCGCGTCCAGGGTGGAGAACGGCGACGTAGACAACGCTTCCGTCATTAAGAACTGGAGGCACACCATGGGCCCGTCCCAGTTCAGCGCGCCCCAGGATGACATG aggttcgTTCCGACTCACCGGAGGAACACGTCGGACTACAGCAGCGACAGCTCCAGCACAGGAAACTCCCCAGAGACTCAACAGAAT GCCTTTGGGTTTAGACCCTGGAGAAACCCCTATTATCTGACCTCCAGGTGGCTGCGCTATAAC CTGCAGAACTTAGAGAAAGCAGGAATCCTCAACAAAACAAAGGTGTCAGAAAACGGCAAAAAAGTCAG GAAAAACTGGACCCAGACGTGGACGGTGCTTCACGGAGGCGTGCTGACGTTCCACAAGGACCCCAAGTCTGCAGCCACGGGGGCCTCG AACAAGACTAATCAGATTGTTCCAGAGGTCATGGTGGAGCTGCGAGGAGCCGTGATTGGCTGGGCCTCCAAGGACAAATCCAGCAAGAAGAATGTCTTAGAG TTAAAAAGCAAGAACGGTACAGAGTTCCTGATACAGTACGACACAGAGAGCATCATCAACGACTGGTACAAAATCCTAACGGACACCATCCGGCAACTG gAGTACAAGGAACATCACTCAGACGAGGACGATGCAGACCTTTATGAGAAGATTCCCAACGTAGAACGAGATGACAAACCTGCCGTCGCTGTAGAGAAGCGAAGACGTGAGCCTAAAGAAAACT CCTCCAAACCTGCGCCCACACCCTCCACCAGCTCCATAGGAGACACGGACCAGAAGAAGGTCCGAACCAAGCTGATGAAGTTCCTCATGAAACGTCCGACGCTGCAGTCCGTCAAGGAGAAAGGCTACATCAGAG AAAATGTGTTTGGCTGCCACCTGGCCACGCTGTGTGCCCACGAGAGGACCACAGTCCCGAGTTTTGTGGAGAAGTGTACCAAAGCAGTGGAAAGGCGAG GTTTGGACATTGATGGGCTCTATAGAGTGAATGGGAACCTCGCTGTCATTCAGAAACTGCGCTTCAAAGCCGATCATGGTAAAGTTTACTTCACTCATTCAGCAGACAAGCAGATGCTCCCTCTCTGTAGACcgcggcgccccctgctgtgcgttAAGGCTCTCCGCCTGCTTTGTGTCCTtacagaggagctggacctcGAGGACGGCCAGTGGGAGGACGTTCATGTCATCACCGGAGCGTTGAAGTTGTTTTTCCGAGAGCTTCCTGAGCCGCTTTTCCCATTCAGCCACTTTAATGACTTCATCACAGCCATCA gaaTTTCAGATTACAAGACAAAATTATCCTGCATCTCTGACTTGGTCGAGTCGCTTCCTCCTGCAAATCATGATACCATGAAACTCATTTTTGGGCATTTGTGCAG GGTCATCCAGTACGGGGAAGACAATCGCATGACTGTGCAGAATGTGGCCATTGTGTTTGGCCCGACGCTGCTCCGGCCAGAGATGGAGTCATCCAACATCGCAATGCACATGGTGTTTCAGAACCAGATAGTGGAGTTCATCCTCAACGAATATAAAAGTATTTTCCACCCCAGCTAA
- the arhgap27 gene encoding rho GTPase-activating protein 27 isoform X8 has product MTAYEGPRGPTVVRTCPSRAQEENENIRSAVYVNVAQLRQSISESPPSAPSSYSPSYLDPEGWEVHVDRDSGQEYYHHPPTGRTTWDNPFLDPSPSQSPCFPSPPPSPAYSLPPPSPPAWPSDWEQLVDETSGRPYYHNTMSGETSWEPPEQQSPYPPSMEPMSVHRFLEDAAPPLPEEDYPQVDYPAVSPPEAYSEVRATGPPTLPKEFAHGQNWPGIPRANLDRSNSTGWNLNVEPNGTWVFSSEHCSDQWIKSADERGKTFYYLKDGSKSQWSLPEAPAAACGASRVENGDVDNASVIKNWRHTMGPSQFSAPQDDMRFVPTHRRNTSDYSSDSSSTGNSPETQQNAFGFRPWRNPYYLTSRWLRYNLQNLEKAGILNKTKVSENGKKVRKNWTQTWTVLHGGVLTFHKDPKSAATGASNKTNQIVPEVMVELRGAVIGWASKDKSSKKNVLELKSKNGTEFLIQYDTESIINDWYKILTDTIRQLEYKEHHSDEDDADLYEKIPNVERDDKPAVAVEKRRREPKENSSKPAPTPSTSSIGDTDQKKVRTKLMKFLMKRPTLQSVKEKGYIRENVFGCHLATLCAHERTTVPSFVEKCTKAVERRGLDIDGLYRVNGNLAVIQKLRFKADHGKVYFTHSADKQMLPLCRPRRPLLCVKALRLLCVLTEELDLEDGQWEDVHVITGALKLFFRELPEPLFPFSHFNDFITAIRISDYKTKLSCISDLVESLPPANHDTMKLIFGHLCRVIQYGEDNRMTVQNVAIVFGPTLLRPEMESSNIAMHMVFQNQIVEFILNEYKSIFHPS; this is encoded by the exons ATGACAGCGTACGAGGGTCCCCGGGGCCCCACGGTGGTCAGGACTTGTCCCAGCAGAGCACAG gaggagaatgaaaacatcaGGTCAGCTGTGTACGTCAACGTAGCACAGCTTCGCCAGAGCATCTCTGAGTCTCCTCCCTCGGCGCCTTCGTCCTACTCTCCTTCCTACCTCGACCCGGAGGGATGGGAGGTGCACGTTGATCGGGACAGTGGACAGGAGTActaccaccacccccccaccggACGCACCACGTGGGATAATCCCTTTCTAGACCCCTCACCTTCACAGAGCCCTTGTTTCCCCTCACCCCCACCGTCTCCCGCCtactctctgccccccccctcccctcctgcgtGGCCTTCAGACTGGGAGCAGCTGGTGGATGAGACCAGTGGTCGCCCCTACTACCACAACACAATGTCTGGGGAGACGTCCTGGGAGCCTCCGGAGCAGCAGAGCCCGTATCCCCCGTCCATGGAGCCCATGAGTGTGCACAGGTTTCTGGAGGACGCGGCG CCGCCTCTGCCTGAGGAGGACTACCCCCAGGTGGATTACCCAGCCGTCAGCCCGCCCGAGGCCTACAGCGAGGTCCGCGCCACGggaccccccaccctccccaaAGAGTTTGCCCACGGCCAGAACTGGCCCGGCATCCCCAGGGCCAACCTGGACCGCAGCAACTCCACTGGCTGGAACCTCAACGTGGAACCCAACGGGACCTGGGTGTTCTCCAGTGAGCACTGCTCAGACCAG TGGATCAAGTCTGCGGACGAGCGAGGGAAGACCTTCTACTACCTGAAAGACGGCTCCAAGTCTCAGTGGAGCCTGCCTGAG GCTCCGGCAGCGGCTTGTGGCGCGTCCAGGGTGGAGAACGGCGACGTAGACAACGCTTCCGTCATTAAGAACTGGAGGCACACCATGGGCCCGTCCCAGTTCAGCGCGCCCCAGGATGACATG aggttcgTTCCGACTCACCGGAGGAACACGTCGGACTACAGCAGCGACAGCTCCAGCACAGGAAACTCCCCAGAGACTCAACAGAAT GCCTTTGGGTTTAGACCCTGGAGAAACCCCTATTATCTGACCTCCAGGTGGCTGCGCTATAAC CTGCAGAACTTAGAGAAAGCAGGAATCCTCAACAAAACAAAGGTGTCAGAAAACGGCAAAAAAGTCAG GAAAAACTGGACCCAGACGTGGACGGTGCTTCACGGAGGCGTGCTGACGTTCCACAAGGACCCCAAGTCTGCAGCCACGGGGGCCTCG AACAAGACTAATCAGATTGTTCCAGAGGTCATGGTGGAGCTGCGAGGAGCCGTGATTGGCTGGGCCTCCAAGGACAAATCCAGCAAGAAGAATGTCTTAGAG TTAAAAAGCAAGAACGGTACAGAGTTCCTGATACAGTACGACACAGAGAGCATCATCAACGACTGGTACAAAATCCTAACGGACACCATCCGGCAACTG gAGTACAAGGAACATCACTCAGACGAGGACGATGCAGACCTTTATGAGAAGATTCCCAACGTAGAACGAGATGACAAACCTGCCGTCGCTGTAGAGAAGCGAAGACGTGAGCCTAAAGAAAACT CCTCCAAACCTGCGCCCACACCCTCCACCAGCTCCATAGGAGACACGGACCAGAAGAAGGTCCGAACCAAGCTGATGAAGTTCCTCATGAAACGTCCGACGCTGCAGTCCGTCAAGGAGAAAGGCTACATCAGAG AAAATGTGTTTGGCTGCCACCTGGCCACGCTGTGTGCCCACGAGAGGACCACAGTCCCGAGTTTTGTGGAGAAGTGTACCAAAGCAGTGGAAAGGCGAG GTTTGGACATTGATGGGCTCTATAGAGTGAATGGGAACCTCGCTGTCATTCAGAAACTGCGCTTCAAAGCCGATCATGGTAAAGTTTACTTCACTCATTCAGCAGACAAGCAGATGCTCCCTCTCTGTAGACcgcggcgccccctgctgtgcgttAAGGCTCTCCGCCTGCTTTGTGTCCTtacagaggagctggacctcGAGGACGGCCAGTGGGAGGACGTTCATGTCATCACCGGAGCGTTGAAGTTGTTTTTCCGAGAGCTTCCTGAGCCGCTTTTCCCATTCAGCCACTTTAATGACTTCATCACAGCCATCA gaaTTTCAGATTACAAGACAAAATTATCCTGCATCTCTGACTTGGTCGAGTCGCTTCCTCCTGCAAATCATGATACCATGAAACTCATTTTTGGGCATTTGTGCAG GGTCATCCAGTACGGGGAAGACAATCGCATGACTGTGCAGAATGTGGCCATTGTGTTTGGCCCGACGCTGCTCCGGCCAGAGATGGAGTCATCCAACATCGCAATGCACATGGTGTTTCAGAACCAGATAGTGGAGTTCATCCTCAACGAATATAAAAGTATTTTCCACCCCAGCTAA